In Bacillus sp. FJAT-45037, the following are encoded in one genomic region:
- the bcp gene encoding thioredoxin-dependent thiol peroxidase — translation MKVEVGQVAPNFTLKANNSEEVSLSQFKGTNVVLYFYPKDMTPGCTTQACDFRDRIDSFQSLDTVILGVSPDPVARHEKFIDKYDLPFLLLADEEHTAAEAFGVWQLKKNFGKEYMGIVRSTFVIDREGKIVKEWRKVRVKDHVEEALTFIKEEL, via the coding sequence ATGAAAGTAGAAGTAGGACAAGTGGCTCCAAACTTCACATTAAAAGCAAACAATAGTGAAGAAGTATCTTTAAGTCAATTCAAAGGAACGAATGTTGTCCTTTATTTCTATCCTAAAGATATGACACCAGGTTGCACAACTCAGGCTTGTGACTTTCGTGATCGTATCGATTCATTCCAATCACTTGATACAGTTATTTTAGGAGTTAGTCCCGATCCCGTTGCGCGCCACGAGAAGTTCATAGATAAATACGATCTACCGTTCTTACTATTAGCAGATGAGGAACATACTGCTGCAGAGGCATTTGGTGTGTGGCAGTTAAAGAAAAATTTCGGTAAAGAATATATGGGCATTGTTCGATCGACTTTTGTTATTGATCGTGAAGGAAAGATCGTCAAGGAGTGGCGTAAAGTACGAGTGAAAGACCATGTAGAAGAAGCATTAACGTTTATAAAAGAAGAGCTCTAA
- a CDS encoding sporulation histidine kinase inhibitor Sda, translated as MDQLSDKLLVESYQKAVSLKLSYDFIELLLEELYRRDLLPLLPNSSLNAFAQLHHN; from the coding sequence ATGGACCAACTCTCCGATAAATTGTTAGTTGAAAGTTACCAAAAAGCCGTATCCCTCAAGTTAAGTTACGACTTTATTGAATTACTCCTTGAAGAACTATACCGTCGAGACCTCCTCCCTTTATTACCTAACTCCTCTCTAAACGCATTCGCACAACTCCATCATAATTAA
- a CDS encoding potassium channel family protein, which yields MVALLYLIMLIAAIGIIMSFLLMLRYRPNSRRHKVSLRHFAMLVIVYVTVMLAFAILYMTLELLGIQVLSEASHQVGKRFTHLALDAVYFSAITLLSVGYGDIVPIGFGRILAIVQALFGYLLPVAFVVTTVIRLEDKVQ from the coding sequence TTGGTTGCGTTATTATATCTAATCATGCTCATAGCGGCGATTGGCATTATAATGAGTTTTCTTTTAATGCTGCGCTATCGACCGAATAGTCGGCGACATAAAGTGTCTCTTCGTCATTTTGCCATGCTTGTCATAGTGTATGTAACGGTTATGCTTGCGTTTGCTATTTTATATATGACTTTGGAGCTTTTAGGAATTCAAGTATTATCAGAGGCAAGTCATCAAGTAGGGAAAAGGTTCACGCACCTAGCACTGGATGCTGTTTACTTTAGTGCCATTACACTTTTGTCTGTAGGGTATGGGGATATTGTACCAATTGGTTTCGGGCGAATTTTAGCTATTGTACAGGCTTTATTTGGCTACCTCCTTCCAGTTGCGTTTGTAGTGACGACTGTTATCCGATTAGAAGATAAGGTACAATAG
- a CDS encoding YgzB family protein, protein MAIKYSNKINKIRTFALSLVFVGILIMYVGIFFRESPVLMTISMLLGFLFIIASTVVYFWIGMLSTKSVQVTCPSCNRPTKMLGRVDACMHCREPLTLDPTLTGKEFDESYNQKSKRS, encoded by the coding sequence TTGGCTATTAAATATTCAAATAAAATAAATAAAATCAGAACGTTTGCTTTATCGCTCGTTTTTGTTGGGATTCTCATTATGTACGTTGGAATCTTCTTTAGAGAGTCTCCTGTTCTTATGACGATTTCTATGCTTCTCGGCTTCCTATTTATTATTGCAAGTACCGTTGTATATTTCTGGATTGGGATGCTTTCAACCAAATCGGTTCAGGTCACTTGCCCTAGCTGTAACCGACCTACAAAAATGTTAGGAAGAGTCGATGCGTGCATGCACTGTAGAGAACCTCTAACTCTCGATCCAACCTTAACAGGCAAAGAATTCGATGAATCTTATAACCAAAAGTCTAAACGGAGCTAA
- a CDS encoding glutamate-1-semialdehyde 2,1-aminomutase, which produces MNFKQSEALYSEAQKHILGGVNSPSRAYKGVGGGTPVFMERANGAYFWDVDGNQYIDYLAAYGPIITGHAHPHITAAITKAAENGVLYGTPTRYENTFAKMLKEAIPSLEKVRFVNSGTEAVMTTIRVARAFTGRDKIIKFAGCYHGHSDLVLVAAGSGPATLGTPDSAGVTKSIAKEVITVPFNDIEAYKEALNKWGEEIAAVLVEPIVGNFGIVEPEPGFLQAVNELTHEAGALVIYDEVITAFRFMYGGAQNYLGIEPDMTALGKIIGGGLPIGAYGGRVDIMEKVAPLGPAYQAGTMAGNPASMSAGIACLEVLKEEGVYENLDRLGAVLESGIQELATKHLVDITMNRLKGALTIYFTKETIKNYKQAEETNGEQFAIFFKAMLKQGINLAPSKYEAWFLTTAHTDEDIKQTLEAVDYAFECVAKSL; this is translated from the coding sequence ATGAATTTCAAACAATCAGAAGCATTATATAGTGAAGCGCAAAAGCACATACTTGGTGGGGTGAATAGTCCATCACGCGCTTATAAAGGTGTCGGTGGCGGTACTCCTGTGTTTATGGAACGTGCCAATGGAGCCTATTTTTGGGATGTCGATGGTAATCAATACATTGACTATTTAGCAGCTTACGGACCCATCATTACGGGGCATGCGCACCCTCATATTACAGCTGCCATTACAAAAGCTGCCGAGAACGGTGTTTTATATGGTACACCTACAAGATATGAAAATACATTTGCCAAAATGTTAAAGGAAGCGATCCCTTCTCTTGAAAAGGTTCGCTTTGTTAATTCAGGTACAGAAGCAGTCATGACGACTATACGAGTAGCGCGAGCTTTTACCGGCCGTGATAAAATCATAAAATTTGCCGGATGTTACCACGGTCACTCTGACTTAGTTCTTGTCGCTGCGGGTTCAGGTCCAGCTACTCTTGGCACACCAGATTCAGCTGGAGTAACAAAAAGTATCGCAAAAGAAGTTATTACCGTTCCCTTCAATGATATTGAGGCGTATAAAGAAGCTCTTAACAAGTGGGGGGAAGAAATCGCCGCCGTTCTTGTTGAACCAATCGTAGGTAATTTTGGCATTGTAGAACCAGAACCAGGATTTTTGCAGGCTGTTAATGAACTTACTCATGAGGCTGGAGCTCTTGTTATTTATGATGAGGTCATTACTGCTTTTCGTTTCATGTATGGTGGAGCGCAGAATTACCTTGGAATCGAGCCTGATATGACAGCTTTAGGAAAAATTATTGGAGGCGGATTGCCAATCGGAGCTTACGGTGGTCGTGTTGATATTATGGAAAAAGTAGCACCACTTGGACCCGCTTATCAAGCAGGTACAATGGCTGGGAATCCTGCTTCCATGAGTGCTGGAATTGCTTGTCTCGAAGTATTAAAAGAAGAAGGCGTGTATGAAAATCTCGATCGATTAGGTGCCGTGTTAGAAAGTGGGATTCAAGAACTCGCGACAAAACACCTTGTCGATATTACAATGAACCGACTAAAAGGGGCATTAACGATCTATTTCACCAAAGAAACGATCAAAAACTACAAACAAGCTGAGGAAACGAATGGAGAGCAGTTCGCTATCTTCTTTAAAGCGATGTTAAAGCAAGGCATTAATCTTGCCCCTTCTAAATACGAAGCGTGGTTTCTAACGACTGCACACACAGATGAAGACATCAAACAAACATTAGAGGCAGTTGATTATGCATTTGAATGCGTCGCAAAATCCCTCTAA
- a CDS encoding cyclic-di-AMP receptor produces MKLLVCIIDDFYSAQVERDLREKGYRMTELASSGGFLKRGNTTFLFGIDEKDVDSLKSSLQAACLSVEKRKKRKSKTEHRYTSFLLDATHAIPFLTN; encoded by the coding sequence ATGAAACTTCTTGTTTGTATTATTGATGATTTTTATTCAGCTCAAGTTGAAAGGGATTTGCGAGAAAAGGGATATCGGATGACGGAGCTTGCGAGTTCAGGTGGATTTTTAAAAAGAGGAAACACGACATTCCTATTTGGAATTGATGAGAAAGATGTTGATTCATTAAAATCATCGTTACAAGCAGCTTGTTTATCAGTTGAGAAAAGAAAGAAGAGAAAATCGAAAACCGAACATCGCTATACATCTTTTCTTCTAGATGCGACACATGCTATACCGTTCTTGACTAATTGA
- the perR gene encoding peroxide-responsive transcriptional repressor PerR — protein sequence MSNHRLQDAIDALKSTRVRMTPQRHAILEFLYETSTHPTADEIYKALEARFPNMSVATVYNNLRVFKGAGIVKELTYGDSSSRFDCVTTDHYHVICQDCGKIVDFHYPGLDEVETLAEHVTGFKVHTHRMEIYGTCKECTKTVQH from the coding sequence ATGTCTAATCATCGCTTGCAAGATGCAATTGATGCACTTAAGAGCACCCGTGTTCGTATGACGCCTCAACGTCATGCCATTTTAGAATTTCTATATGAAACGTCTACACATCCAACTGCAGATGAAATATACAAAGCACTAGAAGCTCGTTTTCCGAATATGAGTGTGGCTACTGTTTACAATAACTTACGTGTCTTTAAAGGAGCTGGAATCGTAAAAGAGCTTACGTATGGAGACTCATCAAGTCGTTTTGACTGTGTGACAACCGATCACTATCATGTTATCTGTCAAGATTGTGGGAAGATCGTTGACTTCCATTATCCTGGACTCGATGAAGTGGAAACTTTAGCTGAACATGTGACTGGATTTAAGGTGCATACCCATCGTATGGAGATCTATGGAACATGTAAAGAGTGTACAAAAACAGTTCAACATTAA
- a CDS encoding nucleotidyltransferase-like protein, translating into MDMLLRQLYQDRASEEDTFAILTIEKETSPLSILDGFDSVVLVIKNDPKVDWHVKHYQVGEEKVALHSLSQTTMHYSLIAGTHRRLVDWLFHGKIVFDRNEFLQGVKERIDTFPPGDRMKKMTIQFSKMLRRFDEGKTLFHHHHTFDAFSNMMHALHHLARLAVIRHGFYPEVTVWEQVKRIEPETYKLYQELLKSEESLEKRIQLFILATELAVRSKTKVGSEHFLSLLHGKEEGWTIAEMMEIPEVQEYRIDLELLVNFLIEKEYLVVDQRETKAKGIQHLRYQLKNSN; encoded by the coding sequence ATGGATATGTTATTAAGGCAGCTTTATCAGGATCGAGCGAGTGAAGAAGATACGTTTGCTATATTAACGATTGAAAAGGAGACTTCTCCATTATCTATATTAGATGGCTTTGATTCGGTTGTACTGGTTATCAAGAATGATCCGAAAGTAGATTGGCATGTAAAGCACTACCAAGTAGGGGAAGAAAAAGTTGCGCTACATTCTTTAAGTCAAACGACGATGCATTATTCTCTAATTGCAGGAACGCATCGACGTTTAGTTGATTGGCTTTTCCATGGTAAGATTGTGTTTGATCGCAATGAATTTTTGCAAGGGGTAAAAGAAAGAATCGATACATTTCCCCCAGGTGATCGAATGAAGAAGATGACGATCCAGTTTTCTAAGATGTTAAGAAGGTTTGATGAGGGGAAAACACTTTTCCACCATCATCATACATTTGATGCATTTAGTAATATGATGCATGCGCTTCATCATTTAGCGAGATTAGCTGTTATTCGTCATGGTTTTTATCCAGAGGTAACCGTGTGGGAGCAAGTTAAAAGAATTGAACCGGAAACATACAAGTTATATCAAGAGCTTTTAAAGAGTGAAGAATCCTTAGAAAAACGTATTCAACTATTTATTTTAGCAACAGAATTAGCTGTTCGTTCTAAAACAAAAGTCGGTTCGGAACACTTCCTTTCCTTATTGCACGGAAAAGAGGAAGGATGGACCATCGCAGAAATGATGGAGATCCCTGAAGTTCAGGAATACAGAATTGATCTTGAACTACTTGTTAATTTTCTCATTGAAAAAGAGTATTTAGTAGTCGATCAGAGAGAAACGAAAGCAAAAGGAATTCAACATTTAAGGTATCAATTAAAAAACTCAAATTAA